From the Planktothrix tepida PCC 9214 genome, one window contains:
- a CDS encoding methyltransferase domain-containing protein: MVDVYQVRKELAVQYISGEGMEVGALHAPLEVPNGAKVHYVDRMSAANLRKQYPELSAVNLVDPDIIDDGERLAQIHDNTWDFVIANHMIEHCQNPIGAIQNFLRVLKEGGILYMGVPDKRYTFDLDRPITDLDHLIRDYKEGPEWSKQGHYQEYVSLVDKVPEDQISARMKLLLDMDYSIHFHVWKPDSFLELLSYCQETLGFQFTIEQFKENDFEFICILKKTQNHKS, from the coding sequence ATGGTAGATGTCTATCAAGTTCGTAAGGAGCTTGCTGTTCAATATATTAGTGGGGAAGGTATGGAAGTTGGTGCGCTTCATGCTCCCCTAGAAGTTCCTAATGGTGCAAAAGTTCATTATGTTGATCGAATGTCTGCTGCTAATCTGAGGAAACAATATCCAGAATTATCGGCGGTTAATCTGGTTGATCCTGATATTATTGATGATGGTGAAAGATTAGCCCAAATTCACGATAATACTTGGGATTTTGTAATTGCTAATCACATGATTGAGCATTGTCAAAATCCCATTGGTGCGATTCAAAATTTTCTTCGAGTTTTGAAGGAAGGAGGCATCTTATATATGGGAGTTCCTGATAAACGTTATACCTTTGATTTAGATCGCCCGATTACAGATTTAGATCACCTAATTCGAGACTATAAAGAAGGGCCTGAATGGTCTAAGCAAGGGCATTATCAAGAATATGTTTCTTTAGTTGATAAAGTCCCAGAAGACCAAATATCGGCTCGGATGAAACTCTTGTTAGATATGGATTATAGTATTCATTTTCATGTTTGGAAACCCGATTCTTTTTTAGAATTGCTGTCCTATTGTCAAGAAACATTGGGCTTTCAATTTACAATCGAACAATTTAAAGAAAATGATTTTGAGTTTATCTGTATTCTCAAGAAAACTCAAAATCATAAGTCTTAG
- a CDS encoding tetratricopeptide repeat protein, whose amino-acid sequence MNELKTWEDYYKLSQSSFEQGKLAESIGSYRRALMLNPNLTQPSFLGQLPELSTIHIPAKQLNILPDPKTIETSEGFVISLAGNQNFVFYGPYIDIPDGFYRIQVQFDFPEFNSEQTDVSNQQKGFKFDIAAPFPSIIYETEVDPGQEQLNFYLDIVSGQRAEFRFFSFGTAFSVKSITLALVYSPENSLDTALEYYFDLANFLSLQNKTDKAYIAYNNCVEFDSSALNIPSFLANYQGFLADVEWTNAYSTLGQIFQHKGKLEEAIICYRQLIKRVPAQASAYESLALLLAEQGKIQEAVTMFQKANPTFQKTEFYDKIWRNLNNYGNLKDDVEDSIEISQEKAYQYFCQKNNSYTIINLNALDEESETFLNRSHISLANLKLIKQENLALEEIYVNSINSGDETKQLSKLIKKKSDFTWELLNPHYFQQSIVETGYIYTICPLTGTVLKSNQSFYIQQHTVTPLCFYRFQGTEVFYLVVGGWSGGKVAVYFPQRELLVLLSPEWGMWLKHEEYLNSFKAHLVGNWQDVKSYLSPENKTKKLTSISGVIANLGHYFWNDLTAIDYLDQTQLLDRIDQFILGSESRLELHHLFPEIPENKISKVQNNTDIFQFVLKNNLFAVRLTEFCIQESLVQRIYKAAIQNCSEGFLQQIEEAKTHFPLLWINLRGHNKSWINQVDGYANIINELSKEYPNLAILFDGFSTEKETMEKIIQQIPSTVTIYNGLNCSIPETLVWAFAIDAYIAVLGSGLTLVTWIANKPGVAHSDRAHYSQIQMWAEARDNAITPSYVPLESIVDIQDGREGWLNYECDWKVIYNQVVNVIRSVKKSSKQDQQEMNTEIGQEMSEVVLEKKPDLTQSELPDSPEELKALRYELERTREQLERSQSQLDEVLAELEQAHWELHKNEENNNQENQVEQAVPTPLQQPESSSSEYLKLDLGCGGNKKPGTIGLDYCAIPGVVDHVLNLQTDKLPFPDRSVDYVYSAHCLEHLTESPVHLFKEISRVCVEGSRLEFWTPYLWHNSAFIYGHTTYYQEDNYMHLCVWFPDFWSPGLGARWYLKELVYVIEPQILVELYKQKVQLDFAIRYYKGVVHELGAIIEVSHENKGQIIYPQRSFTTNRFAQRFLLQQQSQPFDEIELTQALNWFNGTSS is encoded by the coding sequence ATGAATGAACTAAAGACCTGGGAAGATTACTATAAATTAAGTCAGTCTTCCTTTGAACAGGGAAAATTAGCAGAATCAATTGGGAGTTACCGTCGAGCATTAATGCTTAACCCGAATTTAACTCAACCGAGTTTTCTAGGACAGTTACCTGAATTAAGCACGATTCATATTCCTGCTAAACAGTTAAATATCCTTCCCGATCCCAAAACAATAGAAACCTCAGAAGGTTTTGTTATTAGTTTAGCAGGAAATCAAAATTTTGTATTTTACGGCCCTTACATTGATATTCCTGATGGATTTTATCGGATTCAAGTTCAGTTTGATTTCCCAGAATTTAATTCTGAGCAAACTGATGTTTCTAATCAGCAAAAAGGCTTCAAATTTGATATCGCTGCCCCCTTTCCCTCGATTATTTATGAAACAGAAGTTGATCCTGGACAAGAACAGCTAAACTTTTATTTAGATATTGTTAGCGGTCAACGTGCAGAGTTTCGCTTTTTCTCCTTCGGTACAGCTTTTTCTGTTAAGTCAATCACTCTGGCTTTAGTTTATTCTCCTGAAAATAGCTTAGATACGGCTTTAGAATACTATTTTGATTTAGCAAATTTTTTAAGTTTACAAAATAAAACTGATAAAGCTTATATAGCCTATAACAACTGTGTAGAATTCGATTCATCAGCGCTAAATATACCAAGTTTTTTAGCCAATTATCAAGGTTTTTTAGCAGACGTTGAATGGACTAATGCCTACTCAACTTTAGGACAAATTTTTCAGCACAAAGGGAAACTAGAAGAAGCAATTATCTGCTACCGTCAACTGATTAAACGAGTACCTGCTCAAGCTAGTGCTTATGAAAGTTTGGCTCTGCTTCTAGCGGAGCAAGGTAAAATTCAAGAAGCTGTAACTATGTTTCAAAAAGCTAACCCAACATTCCAAAAGACTGAATTTTATGATAAAATTTGGAGAAACCTTAATAATTATGGCAATTTAAAGGATGATGTTGAGGACAGTATAGAAATTAGCCAAGAAAAAGCTTATCAATATTTTTGTCAAAAAAATAACTCGTATACCATCATTAATCTTAACGCCTTGGATGAGGAAAGCGAAACTTTCCTTAACCGTTCTCATATTTCTTTAGCTAATCTAAAACTGATTAAACAAGAAAATCTTGCTTTAGAAGAAATTTATGTTAATAGTATTAATAGTGGGGACGAAACCAAACAATTAAGTAAATTAATCAAAAAAAAGTCAGACTTTACCTGGGAACTTCTCAATCCCCACTATTTTCAACAAAGTATTGTAGAAACTGGATATATTTACACCATTTGTCCTTTGACAGGTACAGTTCTCAAAAGTAATCAATCCTTCTATATCCAGCAGCATACAGTTACTCCTTTATGTTTCTACCGATTCCAAGGAACAGAAGTTTTTTACCTGGTGGTCGGGGGTTGGAGTGGCGGAAAAGTTGCTGTTTATTTTCCCCAAAGAGAGCTTTTAGTGTTGCTTTCACCGGAATGGGGAATGTGGTTAAAGCATGAGGAATATCTCAACAGTTTCAAAGCCCACCTAGTGGGTAACTGGCAAGATGTAAAATCTTATCTTTCTCCAGAAAACAAAACCAAAAAACTAACTTCTATCTCCGGGGTCATTGCTAATTTAGGTCATTATTTTTGGAATGACCTAACCGCGATTGACTACCTTGATCAAACCCAGCTACTAGATCGAATTGATCAATTTATACTAGGTTCAGAGAGTCGATTAGAATTACATCACCTCTTTCCTGAAATTCCTGAAAATAAAATTTCTAAAGTCCAGAATAACACAGATATTTTTCAATTCGTTTTGAAGAATAATCTTTTTGCTGTTCGATTGACAGAGTTTTGTATCCAAGAGAGTTTAGTTCAACGGATATACAAGGCAGCGATTCAAAATTGTAGCGAAGGTTTTTTACAACAAATTGAAGAAGCAAAAACCCATTTTCCTTTATTATGGATCAATCTTCGCGGACATAATAAATCGTGGATTAATCAAGTTGATGGCTATGCCAATATTATCAATGAACTGTCTAAAGAATACCCCAATTTAGCCATTTTATTTGATGGGTTTTCTACCGAAAAAGAGACGATGGAAAAAATTATTCAACAAATTCCATCCACAGTCACAATATACAATGGTTTAAACTGCTCCATACCTGAAACTTTAGTATGGGCATTTGCCATAGATGCTTACATTGCTGTACTCGGATCGGGGTTAACCCTGGTGACCTGGATTGCCAATAAACCGGGTGTTGCTCACTCTGATCGTGCCCACTATTCTCAAATTCAGATGTGGGCAGAAGCTCGTGACAATGCGATCACACCCAGTTATGTACCCCTTGAGTCTATTGTAGATATACAAGATGGAAGGGAAGGTTGGCTTAACTATGAGTGTGATTGGAAAGTCATCTATAATCAAGTTGTTAATGTAATTCGTAGTGTAAAAAAATCTTCAAAGCAGGATCAACAAGAAATGAACACTGAAATTGGACAAGAAATGTCAGAAGTAGTATTAGAAAAAAAACCTGATTTGACTCAATCTGAATTACCAGATAGTCCAGAGGAGCTAAAAGCACTTCGATATGAATTAGAGCGGACAAGAGAACAATTAGAGCGTTCACAATCACAGTTAGATGAAGTTTTAGCAGAACTGGAACAAGCACACTGGGAACTCCATAAAAATGAGGAAAATAACAATCAGGAAAATCAAGTTGAACAAGCGGTTCCCACTCCACTACAACAACCGGAATCAAGTTCATCTGAATATCTCAAACTAGACTTGGGTTGTGGCGGAAATAAGAAACCCGGAACAATTGGTTTAGATTACTGTGCAATTCCAGGAGTTGTTGATCATGTTCTGAACCTACAAACGGACAAATTACCTTTTCCAGACCGGAGTGTTGATTATGTTTACTCCGCTCACTGCTTAGAACATTTAACAGAATCACCGGTTCATTTATTTAAAGAAATTAGTCGAGTTTGTGTAGAAGGTTCCCGATTAGAGTTTTGGACTCCTTATCTTTGGCATAACTCAGCATTTATCTATGGACATACGACTTACTATCAAGAAGATAATTATATGCACCTTTGTGTTTGGTTTCCCGATTTTTGGTCACCCGGTTTAGGGGCAAGATGGTATTTAAAAGAACTTGTATATGTTATAGAACCCCAAATTTTAGTAGAACTCTATAAACAAAAAGTTCAACTGGACTTTGCAATTCGATATTATAAAGGAGTTGTCCATGAACTTGGTGCGATCATCGAAGTTAGTCATGAAAATAAAGGACAGATTATCTATCCTCAACGTAGTTTTACAACCAATCGCTTTGCACAGCGTTTTTTACTTCAACAGCAATCTCAACCTTTTGATGAAATTGAGTTAACCCAAGCGCTCAACTGGTTCAATGGTACATCAAGTTAA
- a CDS encoding STELLO glycosyltransferase family protein: MMKAFVLTTINSPTDALFKYRDILVDLGWNIIIVGDKKTPSTFDVPGAEYLSIDQQYDEFGEIASLIPANHYARKTLGYLYALKKGAEIIAESDDDNIPYADRYPNFVPSQVKTPIIEARGVYNVYSYFTSQKIWPRGLPLDAIKNKIDQTLTDEKEVTCYVQQGLADLDPDVDAIYRLTASEAEIIFDSGKKLALGAGCYTPFNTQNTLFYKPAFPLMLLPIGVHSRVTDIWRGYIAQRLLWCMDSAVLFLSPSVYQLRNEHNLLKDFEAEVPLYTDVKKFIDLLESFSSESRQASELMVELYSHLYQHQFLSEIDLKLCQLWSQEISKYMG; encoded by the coding sequence ATGATGAAAGCTTTTGTTTTAACAACGATTAACAGCCCCACAGATGCACTCTTCAAATATCGAGATATTCTTGTAGATTTAGGGTGGAATATTATCATTGTTGGAGATAAAAAAACGCCGTCTACCTTTGATGTGCCTGGAGCAGAGTATTTAAGTATTGATCAGCAATATGACGAATTTGGAGAAATTGCATCTCTGATTCCTGCCAATCATTACGCTCGAAAAACATTAGGATACCTCTATGCTTTAAAAAAAGGCGCGGAGATCATTGCGGAATCCGATGACGATAATATTCCATATGCTGATCGATATCCCAATTTTGTACCAAGTCAAGTCAAAACACCAATCATTGAAGCACGGGGAGTTTATAACGTTTATTCATACTTTACCTCTCAAAAAATATGGCCTCGGGGCTTACCCCTGGATGCAATTAAAAATAAAATCGATCAAACTCTAACAGACGAAAAAGAAGTAACTTGTTATGTTCAGCAAGGGTTAGCTGATTTAGATCCTGATGTGGATGCCATCTATCGATTAACAGCATCCGAAGCAGAAATTATCTTTGATTCTGGCAAAAAGTTAGCTTTGGGAGCAGGTTGCTATACTCCCTTTAATACTCAAAATACTTTATTCTACAAACCTGCATTTCCTCTGATGTTACTCCCCATTGGAGTCCATAGTCGTGTAACCGATATCTGGCGGGGTTATATTGCTCAACGTTTGTTATGGTGCATGGATTCTGCTGTACTGTTCCTATCTCCTTCGGTTTACCAACTGAGAAATGAACATAATCTTTTAAAAGATTTTGAAGCAGAAGTTCCCCTTTATACAGACGTTAAAAAATTTATTGATCTTTTAGAAAGCTTTTCATCTGAGTCTCGCCAAGCGAGTGAGTTAATGGTAGAGCTTTATAGCCATCTTTACCAGCATCAATTTTTGTCTGAAATTGACCTTAAACTTTGCCAATTGTGGAGTCAAGAAATTAGCAAGTATATGGGGTAA
- a CDS encoding tetratricopeptide repeat protein, with protein MNTNFQLTSLQDANSCFKQANQYQQHRQLDQAVVAYRHAITEKPNFSWYHHNLGETLTQLGQWEEAIASYQKACELNSNSAWSYYNLAELLEQQGRIPEATDAYRRAVELNPDFYEFQQSLGKLLCQQGHFSEAISSLQTAIELEPDATSCYQYLWDAFARQGRGSEGIAYLRKALEVSANKWELYQQLGEALEALNQIEEALESYQQVIKLNPKSAWTHYKLGLISRNQGKMQEAITDFRKAAEIDPQSAIYYHFLGHTLSLTHQWEDAITSYHKALELAPDAAIIYQHLGDALATLQRWPQAVTAYHHSVELDPNSLEAQDHLGFALAQLQRWDEAVAAYRRALNISESDVVYQHLGEALQNRSPLQPLPQAAKADLEAAAQCYRRVLELNPNWVSTYQLLGDVLTQLGETEEAELCYHRAQKP; from the coding sequence ATGAACACAAATTTCCAACTCACTTCTCTACAAGACGCAAACTCTTGTTTTAAGCAAGCAAATCAGTACCAGCAGCACCGTCAATTGGATCAAGCCGTGGTTGCTTACCGTCATGCTATCACCGAAAAACCCAACTTTTCCTGGTATCACCACAACTTAGGAGAAACCCTAACTCAATTGGGTCAGTGGGAAGAAGCGATCGCAAGTTACCAAAAAGCCTGCGAACTTAATTCCAACTCGGCTTGGTCTTACTATAACTTGGCAGAACTCCTAGAGCAACAGGGGAGAATCCCCGAAGCAACGGATGCTTATCGCCGTGCTGTGGAACTCAATCCTGATTTTTATGAGTTTCAGCAAAGCCTTGGAAAATTGCTCTGCCAACAAGGACATTTTTCAGAAGCCATCAGTTCCCTACAAACTGCAATTGAATTGGAACCCGATGCAACCTCCTGTTATCAATATTTGTGGGATGCCTTTGCTCGTCAAGGACGGGGAAGCGAAGGCATTGCTTATTTGCGGAAAGCCCTTGAAGTCAGTGCCAACAAATGGGAACTTTATCAACAGTTGGGAGAAGCGTTAGAAGCTCTAAACCAAATTGAGGAAGCCCTTGAGTCTTATCAACAGGTGATTAAACTGAACCCCAAATCAGCCTGGACTCATTATAAGTTAGGCTTGATTAGCAGAAATCAAGGCAAAATGCAAGAGGCGATTACCGATTTCCGTAAAGCCGCAGAAATTGATCCTCAATCCGCCATTTATTATCATTTTCTCGGACATACCTTATCCCTAACTCACCAATGGGAAGACGCAATTACCTCCTATCATAAAGCGTTGGAACTGGCTCCTGATGCGGCGATTATTTACCAACATTTGGGGGATGCTTTAGCGACCTTACAACGGTGGCCACAGGCGGTTACTGCCTATCACCATTCCGTTGAACTTGATCCGAACTCCTTGGAAGCTCAAGATCATTTAGGGTTTGCCTTGGCTCAACTGCAACGTTGGGATGAAGCGGTTGCTGCTTACCGTCGCGCCTTAAATATCAGCGAATCTGATGTTGTTTACCAACATTTGGGGGAAGCGTTGCAAAATCGTTCCCCCTTACAACCTCTTCCCCAAGCTGCTAAAGCGGACTTAGAAGCAGCAGCCCAATGTTACCGTCGAGTCCTTGAATTAAACCCGAACTGGGTATCTACCTACCAGCTATTGGGGGATGTTTTAACTCAACTGGGGGAAACGGAAGAAGCTGAACTTTGTTACCATCGTGCCCAGAAGCCCTAA
- a CDS encoding sulfotransferase, whose product MQKQNPEQTAFIITGMHRSGTSLTASILQSAGVHIGRNLLGADHVNIKGHFENIDFYHLHMNILDSQGASSAGWTLQDNLEIKEEFVDRAKELIEQNALSAVWGWKEPRTTLFLEFWAKLLPEAKFLLIYRSPWEVADSLYRRQDEIFQTQPELAIKYWQHYNQKILNFYNQEQHRCLLTNLNTIIQNQTAYIDTINQKFNVELSYPAPTAYDPSLLKTEISSNSQKPTLIDYYFPEAIELYQELEGRAWHPEQTPDFSWQDLLKPSLYRSWAFQDWANGRRLEQENKSLKAQLQDQQAEVQEAQLIKTELEQTKSQLKTAEALLDQSQSQLQETETVLEKSQTQLQRTESVLQESHTQLNQTRIELEATKAQLSQAQFDVMRYQSQLHQTQEELEYYELNWPQVQDDLTRYKTQLGESEAKIYEAEALLSQLMMQLQQTKKREERFQIQLHQTVKELEQKTTQLHQEQAALQQATDQVKQLKRDLKRSNSQLYQVEGELDLYHSQLEQSVSQLEIVQMELTQTQSQFQDAQQQLEQQKAYIQELETSVEQLEQVQAQLTQTQSQYQQTKRDLKQKQAQIHQLQTELKRSQAQLHELQVELAQSQAQLEQMQERQRLEQTMAEDPKPESEINYNLLIWDAWNAYRNGKLPLMKQHLQQALKLTKTSPSETILTWLETFSKLSLAQGFELDSHGLTHSEEWQQLMRQMMVKKTMPLPFIKSYPSTPEQPESEPIALSGAENHNLN is encoded by the coding sequence ATGCAAAAGCAAAACCCAGAACAAACTGCTTTCATTATCACCGGAATGCACCGTTCAGGAACTTCCTTAACTGCATCAATTCTTCAGAGTGCAGGGGTTCATATAGGCCGAAATTTATTAGGTGCAGATCACGTTAATATAAAGGGTCATTTTGAGAATATTGACTTTTATCACCTTCACATGAATATTCTTGACTCACAAGGAGCCAGTAGTGCAGGTTGGACATTACAGGACAATTTGGAGATTAAGGAAGAATTTGTTGACCGAGCTAAAGAACTCATCGAACAAAATGCTTTAAGTGCTGTCTGGGGATGGAAAGAACCTAGAACTACTCTATTTTTAGAATTTTGGGCAAAACTGTTACCCGAAGCCAAATTTTTATTAATTTATCGTTCTCCTTGGGAAGTTGCAGATTCCCTGTATCGGCGACAGGATGAAATCTTTCAAACTCAGCCTGAATTAGCCATCAAATATTGGCAGCATTATAATCAAAAAATCCTGAATTTTTATAATCAAGAGCAACATCGTTGTCTGCTAACTAATCTAAACACAATTATTCAAAACCAAACTGCCTATATTGATACTATTAATCAAAAGTTTAACGTTGAGTTAAGTTATCCAGCACCCACTGCTTACGATCCTTCTTTATTGAAAACTGAGATTTCTTCAAACAGTCAGAAACCGACTTTAATTGACTATTATTTTCCTGAAGCCATTGAACTGTATCAGGAACTTGAAGGGAGAGCATGGCATCCTGAACAAACACCAGACTTTTCGTGGCAAGACTTATTAAAGCCATCTCTGTATCGGTCTTGGGCATTTCAAGATTGGGCAAATGGGCGTCGATTAGAACAGGAAAATAAATCCTTAAAAGCTCAATTGCAAGACCAACAAGCTGAAGTCCAAGAAGCTCAATTAATTAAAACTGAGTTAGAGCAAACAAAATCTCAATTGAAAACAGCAGAAGCTTTATTAGATCAGTCTCAATCTCAATTACAGGAAACAGAAACCGTTTTAGAAAAATCTCAAACTCAGTTACAACGAACCGAGTCTGTTTTACAAGAATCTCATACTCAACTCAACCAAACTCGTATCGAATTAGAAGCCACTAAAGCTCAACTAAGCCAAGCTCAATTTGATGTAATGCGGTATCAATCCCAATTACATCAAACTCAGGAAGAATTAGAATATTATGAACTAAACTGGCCTCAAGTTCAGGACGATTTAACACGGTATAAAACTCAACTTGGGGAATCGGAAGCTAAAATTTATGAAGCTGAAGCTTTATTGAGTCAATTAATGATGCAGTTACAACAAACTAAAAAGCGAGAAGAACGCTTTCAAATTCAACTGCATCAAACCGTAAAAGAACTAGAACAAAAAACAACTCAACTGCACCAAGAACAAGCAGCTTTGCAACAAGCAACGGATCAAGTTAAACAACTGAAACGGGATTTAAAACGCTCAAATTCTCAACTGTATCAAGTGGAAGGAGAGTTGGATTTATACCATTCTCAATTAGAACAATCGGTATCTCAATTAGAAATAGTGCAAATGGAATTGACTCAAACTCAGTCACAATTCCAAGACGCACAACAACAGTTAGAACAACAGAAGGCTTATATTCAGGAACTTGAAACATCTGTTGAGCAGCTTGAACAAGTACAAGCCCAACTCACCCAAACTCAATCACAATACCAGCAAACCAAACGAGACTTAAAACAAAAACAAGCTCAAATTCATCAACTACAAACGGAATTGAAGCGATCGCAAGCTCAACTGCACGAACTCCAAGTTGAATTAGCTCAATCCCAAGCTCAATTAGAACAAATGCAGGAACGGCAACGCTTAGAGCAAACAATGGCTGAAGATCCCAAACCGGAAAGCGAAATCAACTACAACCTATTAATTTGGGATGCTTGGAATGCTTACCGAAATGGTAAATTACCTTTAATGAAACAGCACCTTCAGCAAGCGTTGAAATTAACTAAAACTTCACCAAGTGAAACAATTTTGACTTGGCTAGAAACCTTTTCTAAATTATCCTTAGCCCAAGGCTTTGAACTAGATTCCCATGGTTTAACCCATTCTGAGGAATGGCAACAGTTAATGCGCCAAATGATGGTCAAAAAAACAATGCCATTACCTTTCATTAAAAGTTATCCATCCACTCCAGAACAGCCTGAATCTGAACCAATCGCTCTGAGTGGGGCAGAAAATCATAACTTAAATTAA
- a CDS encoding glycosyltransferase family 1 protein, translating into MQFHSSKLQQIRYQLERSQSWLQEIEVKMNAWQSPSTLPLPARQSFLFYRDYGGFTGGHLKVWDYFNHVQFSQRYSPLIYFTPQSSWDASNPWLNLERKLILSQPLEYSDIIFMEGLDWQFLDERYKNNSPIPIINLIQHVRHAYPDNPRYPFLKYKAIRICVSTEIKTYLEATDQVNGEIFVIPCGLDLNLIPQGIDWHQKEDKVLIAALKEPELGQTLKIELEKIGKNVELLTAQLPRSEYLQKLNRAKVTLFLPNQTEGEGFYLPALEGMAVGTLVICPDCLGNRSFCHSGRNCLRPEYTIKSLLKALQQALQYSQTQIGEMLTHAKQTVHEHNLLKERQAFLEILDNIHEIW; encoded by the coding sequence ATGCAATTTCATTCCTCCAAATTACAACAAATTAGATATCAGTTAGAGCGATCGCAATCTTGGCTACAAGAAATTGAAGTCAAAATGAACGCTTGGCAGTCTCCCTCAACTCTGCCTCTACCTGCACGTCAGTCATTTTTATTTTACCGAGATTATGGAGGGTTCACAGGGGGACATTTAAAAGTTTGGGATTATTTTAATCATGTCCAATTTTCCCAACGCTATTCTCCCTTGATTTATTTTACGCCTCAAAGCAGTTGGGATGCTAGTAATCCTTGGTTAAATTTAGAGCGAAAATTGATATTATCGCAACCGTTAGAATATTCTGATATAATTTTTATGGAAGGGTTAGATTGGCAGTTCCTCGATGAACGCTATAAAAACAATTCTCCCATTCCGATTATTAATTTAATTCAGCACGTTCGACACGCTTATCCTGATAATCCCCGTTATCCCTTTCTCAAGTATAAAGCGATTCGGATTTGTGTCAGCACTGAGATCAAAACGTATTTAGAAGCCACTGATCAAGTGAATGGAGAAATATTTGTTATTCCTTGTGGCTTGGATCTGAACTTAATTCCTCAAGGAATAGATTGGCATCAAAAAGAGGATAAAGTTTTAATTGCCGCTTTAAAAGAACCGGAATTGGGACAAACCTTAAAGATAGAATTAGAAAAAATAGGGAAGAACGTGGAACTCCTGACTGCACAACTTCCGAGATCTGAATATCTACAAAAGCTAAACCGTGCCAAAGTGACTCTCTTTCTTCCGAACCAAACAGAAGGTGAAGGTTTTTACCTACCCGCCTTAGAAGGGATGGCAGTGGGGACACTGGTGATTTGTCCAGATTGTCTTGGAAATCGTTCCTTTTGTCATTCAGGTAGAAATTGTTTACGTCCTGAGTATACGATCAAAAGTTTATTGAAGGCGCTCCAACAAGCCTTACAATATTCTCAAACTCAAATTGGGGAAATGTTAACCCATGCGAAACAAACTGTTCATGAACATAATCTCCTTAAAGAGCGTCAAGCTTTTTTAGAGATTCTCGATAATATTCATGAAATTTGGTAA